A window of Bacteroidota bacterium contains these coding sequences:
- a CDS encoding competence/damage-inducible protein A: MKIEIINIGDELLIGQVINTNASWMAEQFNLAGFEVVQITAISDTYSHIFEALDLAKNRADAIVMTGGLGPTNDDITKEALCKYFDTNLVFNEEVYVQVEALFKLRGFRVSEINRKQAELPANCIPLKNIYGTAAGMWFEQDDLIIVSISGVPFEMKTLVSDEIIPRLLKKFNPGIILNKTVLTVGIGESALAEIIQNWEKSLPPHFKLAYLPQPGIVRLRLTTRGTDRSKLQIELDEQTRALQKLISELIFGYDDDTIEQIVVESLLQKQKTISIAESCTGGYVSHLITSISGSSGCFMGSVVAYDNRIKEKMLGVSAETLTKYGAVSEEVVIEMASGIQSSLNTDYAISVSGIAGPDGGTEDKPVGTTWIAITTPDKKVIAKKYLFGEHRGRNIRKAAITALNMIRKEL, translated from the coding sequence ATGAAGATTGAAATTATTAATATTGGCGATGAATTGTTAATTGGTCAGGTAATAAACACCAATGCTTCCTGGATGGCCGAACAGTTTAATCTGGCTGGATTTGAAGTGGTTCAAATAACAGCTATTTCTGATACTTATAGCCATATTTTTGAAGCACTTGATTTGGCTAAAAACAGAGCCGACGCTATTGTAATGACTGGTGGCTTAGGCCCTACTAATGATGATATTACTAAAGAAGCCTTGTGTAAATATTTTGATACAAATTTGGTCTTTAATGAGGAGGTTTATGTTCAGGTAGAAGCACTATTTAAGTTACGAGGATTTAGAGTTTCAGAAATTAACCGAAAGCAAGCCGAGCTGCCTGCGAATTGTATTCCCTTAAAGAATATTTATGGAACTGCAGCCGGGATGTGGTTTGAGCAGGATGATCTAATTATTGTTTCAATTTCGGGGGTACCTTTTGAAATGAAAACGTTGGTAAGTGATGAAATTATTCCTCGTTTATTGAAAAAGTTTAATCCCGGAATTATCTTAAACAAAACTGTTTTAACAGTAGGCATTGGAGAATCGGCATTAGCTGAAATTATTCAAAACTGGGAAAAATCATTGCCTCCGCATTTTAAACTGGCATACTTGCCTCAACCCGGAATCGTTCGCTTAAGACTAACTACAAGAGGAACTGATCGATCCAAACTTCAAATTGAATTAGATGAGCAAACTAGGGCATTACAAAAGCTTATTTCTGAACTCATTTTTGGCTATGACGATGACACCATCGAACAAATAGTGGTTGAGTCATTACTGCAGAAACAGAAGACGATTTCAATTGCTGAAAGCTGCACCGGTGGCTATGTTTCGCATTTGATTACAAGTATTTCTGGAAGTTCGGGTTGTTTTATGGGATCGGTTGTAGCCTACGATAACCGAATAAAAGAAAAAATGTTAGGAGTTTCGGCCGAAACCTTAACAAAATATGGAGCTGTAAGTGAAGAAGTCGTAATCGAGATGGCATCAGGCATTCAGTCAAGTTTAAACACTGATTATGCAATTTCGGTTTCAGGAATTGCGGGTCCTGATGGAGGTACTGAAGATAAACCTGTTGGTACAACCTGGATTGCGATTACAACACCGGATAAAAAAGTTATCGCGAAAAAATATCTTTTTGGAGAACATCGTGGGAGAAATATCAGGAAGGCCGCTATCACAGCATTAAACATGATCAGAAAGGAATTATGA
- a CDS encoding transglutaminase-like domain-containing protein, whose amino-acid sequence MTSNKKDSKELLALVRLLDDPNEKVYSKVKEQIFLYGSEAIPALENAWENSFDDTIQQRSLNLIHEIQFENTYLELNKWAHFQFEDLLLGYIIVTKYNYPDLDSTKIITQTAKIIQDVWLELNNNLTGLEKIKVINHVFFDLFHFGNNKKNFYAAENFFLNNLLETKLGNPISLGLLYLIVCRSLKIPVYGVNLPNHFVLAYVDEISILNDVIEKDDVLFYLNPFNKGKVFTKNEIDLFVRQMKLEPSDNYYVPCDNKTIIHRLLEDMILAYTKLGYNDKIAELKKLLEAVQI is encoded by the coding sequence ATGACAAGTAATAAGAAAGATAGTAAGGAACTTCTGGCATTGGTTCGTTTATTGGACGATCCCAATGAGAAAGTATACTCTAAAGTAAAGGAGCAAATATTTCTTTATGGATCGGAAGCAATTCCTGCGCTTGAAAATGCCTGGGAGAATTCATTTGATGATACTATTCAGCAAAGAAGTTTGAATTTAATCCATGAAATTCAATTCGAAAACACCTATCTGGAATTGAACAAATGGGCTCATTTTCAATTTGAGGATTTATTATTGGGATATATCATTGTTACAAAATACAATTATCCTGATTTGGATTCAACTAAAATTATTACCCAAACAGCAAAAATTATTCAAGATGTTTGGCTTGAATTAAATAATAATCTTACAGGGTTAGAAAAGATAAAGGTGATCAATCATGTATTTTTTGATCTGTTTCATTTCGGAAATAACAAGAAGAATTTTTATGCCGCTGAGAACTTTTTTCTTAATAATTTACTTGAAACTAAGTTGGGAAACCCCATATCGCTTGGCCTTCTATATCTAATAGTCTGTCGTAGTTTAAAAATTCCTGTTTACGGAGTCAATTTGCCTAATCATTTTGTTTTGGCTTATGTTGATGAAATATCCATTTTAAATGATGTAATTGAAAAAGATGATGTTTTATTCTATTTGAACCCATTTAATAAAGGAAAAGTTTTTACTAAAAATGAAATTGATCTGTTCGTCAGGCAAATGAAACTGGAGCCAAGCGATAATTATTATGTTCCCTGTGATAACAAAACAATCATCCATCGTCTTCTTGAAGATATGATATTAGCATATACAAAACTTGGGTACAACGACAAAATCGCAGAACTTAAAAAACTCTTAGAGGCTGTTCAGATATAA
- a CDS encoding nucleoside phosphorylase has product MQKLKNTQLIVTAEGAIYHLNLKPENLADTVIIVGDPGRVPTISKYFDEIEFQGQNREINTHTGRIGKKKITVLSSGMGPDNIDIVINELDALANIDLGNKTINPEHKALNLIRLGTSGAVQKDIEVDSFVMSKYGLGLDGVLNFYKVPDGIIEKEMCVFVEEQIEWPEQIAQSYIVKCTDGLAKKIGFDMHQGITVTAPGFYGPQGRTLRMELNFPDFIQKLETFRYKDERILNFEMETSALYGLGRSLGHNVLTICAVIANRITEEYSSNHHKPVETLIKLLLERITA; this is encoded by the coding sequence ATGCAAAAGCTTAAAAACACTCAGTTAATTGTGACAGCAGAAGGAGCAATTTATCACTTAAACCTTAAACCTGAGAATCTTGCTGACACCGTTATCATTGTTGGTGACCCGGGAAGAGTGCCTACTATATCAAAATACTTCGATGAAATTGAATTTCAGGGGCAGAATCGTGAGATAAATACACATACCGGCCGGATTGGCAAGAAAAAGATTACCGTATTATCAAGCGGAATGGGTCCCGACAATATTGATATTGTAATTAATGAGTTAGATGCCCTTGCAAATATTGATTTAGGCAATAAAACTATAAATCCTGAACATAAAGCCCTGAATCTAATCAGACTGGGAACGTCAGGTGCTGTTCAAAAAGACATTGAAGTTGATTCATTTGTGATGTCGAAATATGGCTTAGGGCTTGATGGGGTTCTGAATTTTTATAAAGTACCGGATGGTATTATTGAAAAAGAGATGTGTGTCTTCGTCGAAGAACAAATAGAATGGCCTGAACAAATTGCCCAATCCTATATTGTAAAATGTACTGATGGTCTGGCAAAAAAAATTGGCTTCGACATGCATCAGGGAATTACCGTCACAGCTCCCGGTTTTTATGGGCCACAGGGACGGACCTTGAGAATGGAGTTGAACTTCCCAGATTTTATCCAAAAACTAGAAACTTTCAGGTACAAAGATGAAAGAATTTTGAATTTCGAAATGGAAACTTCTGCCTTATACGGTTTGGGGCGATCGCTTGGCCATAATGTTTTAACTATTTGTGCCGTAATCGCTAACAGAATTACCGAAGAGTACTCTTCCAATCATCACAAACCTGTTGAAACACTTATAAAATTATTGCTTGAAAGGATCACTGCTTAA
- the rpmB gene encoding 50S ribosomal protein L28, producing MSKICEITGKSVITGNNVSHSNSRTKRTFSPNLQTKKFYIPEEDQWITLKVSAHALRTINKKGISACLKEAREKGFLNR from the coding sequence ATGTCAAAAATTTGTGAAATAACAGGAAAAAGTGTAATTACAGGAAATAACGTATCACACTCTAATAGCAGAACTAAACGTACTTTTAGTCCTAACTTACAAACTAAAAAGTTTTATATTCCTGAAGAAGATCAGTGGATTACACTCAAGGTTTCGGCACATGCATTGCGTACCATCAATAAAAAGGGAATTTCTGCCTGTTTGAAGGAAGCACGTGAAAAAGGTTTTCTGAACAGATAA
- the gdhA gene encoding NADP-specific glutamate dehydrogenase has translation MALDQKVNDFMAKVIAKNPGESEFHQAVHEVVESLIPYVEENPKYKAAKILERLTEPERIILFRVPWLDDKGEIQINKGYRIEMNSAIGPYKGGLRFHPTVNLGVLKFLAFEQVLKNSLTTLPMGGGKGGSDFDPKGKSDNEVMRFCQSFMTELQRHIGPDTDVPAGDIGVGGREIGFLFGQYKRLRNEFTGVLTGKGLGWGGSLIRPEATGYGATYFAQNMLATRGDSYKGKIVAISGSGNVAQYACEKVTELGGKVVTLSDSAGFIYDKNGIDANKLAYLMELKNVKRGRIKEYADKFGCEYFEGKRPWFVKCDVAMPCATQNEVNEEEAKTLIANGCFVVSEGANMPSTPDAIAVYTAAKILYGPGKAANAGGVAVSGLEMSQNSLRLSWTREEVDSRLKQIMKDIHTTCVTYGTQGEYIDYVTGANIGGFVKVADAMLAQGVV, from the coding sequence ATGGCATTAGATCAAAAGGTAAATGATTTTATGGCAAAAGTAATTGCTAAAAATCCAGGTGAATCTGAATTCCACCAAGCCGTTCACGAAGTAGTTGAATCTTTGATTCCTTACGTTGAAGAAAACCCAAAGTACAAAGCTGCAAAGATTCTTGAGAGACTAACTGAGCCTGAAAGGATTATTTTATTCAGGGTTCCTTGGTTGGATGATAAAGGAGAAATCCAAATCAATAAAGGATACAGAATTGAAATGAATAGCGCCATTGGACCTTACAAAGGGGGATTGCGTTTCCATCCAACAGTAAACCTTGGTGTTTTAAAATTTTTAGCATTTGAGCAAGTTCTTAAAAACAGCCTAACAACACTTCCTATGGGTGGAGGAAAAGGCGGATCTGATTTCGATCCTAAAGGAAAATCAGACAATGAAGTTATGCGCTTTTGCCAAAGTTTTATGACAGAATTACAACGACATATTGGTCCTGACACAGATGTTCCTGCTGGTGACATTGGTGTTGGTGGTCGTGAAATTGGTTTCTTATTCGGACAATACAAAAGACTTCGTAATGAATTCACCGGTGTTTTAACTGGTAAAGGATTAGGTTGGGGTGGATCATTAATCCGTCCTGAGGCAACCGGATATGGTGCTACTTATTTTGCTCAAAATATGCTAGCAACAAGAGGCGACTCTTATAAAGGAAAAATCGTTGCTATTTCTGGTTCCGGAAACGTTGCTCAGTATGCTTGTGAAAAAGTTACCGAATTAGGTGGTAAAGTTGTTACTTTATCTGATTCTGCAGGTTTCATTTATGATAAAAATGGAATTGATGCCAATAAATTAGCTTATCTGATGGAACTGAAAAATGTTAAACGAGGTAGGATTAAAGAATATGCTGATAAATTCGGTTGTGAATATTTCGAAGGAAAACGTCCTTGGTTTGTTAAATGTGATGTAGCGATGCCTTGTGCTACTCAAAATGAAGTTAACGAAGAGGAAGCAAAAACTTTGATCGCAAATGGATGTTTCGTTGTTTCTGAAGGAGCAAACATGCCTTCAACCCCTGATGCAATTGCAGTTTACACAGCAGCAAAAATTCTTTACGGCCCTGGTAAAGCAGCTAATGCTGGTGGTGTTGCCGTTTCTGGTCTTGAAATGTCACAAAACTCACTTCGCCTATCTTGGACACGCGAAGAAGTTGATAGCCGTTTAAAACAAATTATGAAAGATATTCACACTACTTGTGTTACTTATGGAACTCAAGGTGAATACATTGATTACGTAACAGGTGCCAATATTGGTGGTTTTGTAAAAGTTGCAGATGCCATGTTAGCCCAAGGTGTTGTATAA